From Amycolatopsis sp. cg9, one genomic window encodes:
- a CDS encoding magnesium transporter CorA family protein — MSASRSRLYRSGVLERENLSVADATRHLADPAVTLWLDLDAPTEADLAALTAELGLHPLAVASVLDDDHQRPKLVHYDHHSFLAAYAVRLDPGEGVLRASELDAFVTDRVLVTVHHNNTADIDALTERWDSTPELAKSGTGFLLHGLLDLLVDGHFDALQTLDEQVEELEDLVFADEADPTDLQRRSLRLRKSLSRLRHLALPMREIVSSLMRREVRTVDDTLLPYFQDVHDHVLRVTEWTESLRDLLATIRETQLSIQGNRLNTIMKKVTSWAAIIAVPTAITGFYGQNIPYPGFAQASGVWVSTLAILVISSTLYVLFKKRDWL, encoded by the coding sequence ATGTCCGCGAGCCGGAGCCGCCTGTACCGCAGTGGTGTCCTGGAGCGGGAGAACCTCTCCGTCGCGGACGCCACCCGGCACCTCGCCGACCCGGCCGTGACGCTCTGGCTGGACCTCGACGCCCCCACCGAAGCGGACCTGGCCGCGCTCACCGCGGAACTGGGGCTGCACCCCCTCGCCGTCGCGTCGGTCCTCGACGACGACCACCAGCGGCCGAAGCTGGTCCACTACGACCACCACTCGTTCCTCGCCGCCTACGCCGTCCGGCTGGACCCCGGCGAAGGCGTGCTCCGGGCCTCGGAGCTCGACGCGTTCGTCACCGACCGCGTGCTGGTCACCGTGCACCACAACAACACCGCGGACATCGACGCCCTCACCGAGCGCTGGGACAGCACCCCCGAGCTCGCCAAGAGCGGCACGGGATTCCTGCTGCACGGCCTGCTCGACCTCCTCGTCGACGGGCACTTCGACGCGCTCCAGACCCTCGACGAGCAGGTCGAGGAGCTCGAGGACCTGGTCTTCGCCGACGAAGCCGACCCCACGGACCTGCAGCGCCGCTCCCTGCGGCTGCGCAAGAGCCTCAGCCGGCTGCGGCACCTGGCCCTGCCGATGCGGGAGATCGTCAGCTCGCTGATGCGCCGCGAGGTCCGCACCGTCGACGACACCCTGCTGCCCTACTTCCAGGACGTCCACGACCACGTCCTGCGCGTCACGGAGTGGACCGAGTCGCTGCGCGATCTGCTCGCGACGATCCGCGAGACGCAGCTGAGCATCCAGGGCAACCGGCTCAACACGATCATGAAGAAGGTGACCAGCTGGGCCGCGATCATCGCCGTGCCCACCGCGATCACCGGGTTCTACGGCCAGAACATCCCCTACCCCGGGTTCGCCCAGGCGTCCGGGGTGTGGGTCTCGACGCTCGCCATCCTGGTCATCTCGTCGACCCTCTACGTGCTGTTCAAGAAACGGGACTGGCTGTGA
- a CDS encoding flavodoxin domain-containing protein, producing MRILVAVATRHGATREIAESIATAAGAALTDAGMWSQIEVRDASLVSSVDGFDAVVFGSAVYMGRWLEPAAKFAEAFEEELRRVPVWVFSSGPVGERDHPADEPAGAADVVLRLGARGHRLFGGRIDRHSLHFAERAMVAALRVADGDYRDWPSIRAWGREIGLSLAKAEVAGSAS from the coding sequence ATGAGAATCCTCGTCGCGGTGGCCACCCGGCATGGCGCCACCAGGGAAATCGCCGAAAGCATCGCCACGGCGGCCGGTGCCGCGCTGACCGACGCCGGGATGTGGTCGCAGATCGAGGTCCGGGACGCGAGCCTGGTCAGCTCGGTCGACGGCTTCGACGCCGTGGTCTTCGGCTCCGCCGTCTACATGGGACGCTGGCTCGAGCCGGCCGCGAAGTTCGCGGAAGCCTTCGAGGAAGAGCTGCGCCGGGTCCCGGTCTGGGTGTTCTCCAGCGGACCCGTCGGCGAGCGGGACCACCCGGCCGACGAACCGGCCGGCGCCGCCGACGTGGTGCTGCGGCTCGGGGCCCGGGGGCACCGGCTCTTCGGCGGCCGGATCGACCGCCACTCGCTGCACTTCGCGGAACGCGCCATGGTCGCGGCCCTGCGGGTCGCGGACGGCGACTACCGCGACTGGCCGTCGATCCGGGCCTGGGGCCGGGAGATCGGCCTGAGCCTGGCGAAGGCCGAAGTGGCGGGGAGCGCGTCATGA
- a CDS encoding site-2 protease family protein: protein MHATFPLGRPAGIRVGAHWSVLLIMALLAELLAQSLLPEAAPGQPAFVYWATGIAGAVVFLASLLAHELGHALVARHRGLAVDRITLWLLGGSTELPGEPPDPRTSFAVAVAGPLASLLAGGGFLGLGLLLPTAVPAVVIVTLTWLGWTNLVLAVFNLLPGSPLDGGRILQAVVWQRTADKRRAQAVAARSGNVLGLVLAGIGLVELLWFGSFAGVWLVGIGWFLGFSARAELATGPAREVLGRLRLSEVMTPHPETAPGWFTVRAFAEQAATRRFRTYPVVSFDGRPVGIVSLAALARVPAQARASTRVEDVCVKPPRCLVTGPDVPLTAILGRLGDRPGQDLALVVEDGALVGVVSPDDIARTLELAVLATDARPRVP from the coding sequence ATGCATGCCACGTTCCCGCTCGGGCGCCCGGCCGGTATCCGCGTCGGCGCGCACTGGTCCGTGCTCCTGATCATGGCCCTGCTCGCCGAACTGCTGGCGCAGTCCCTCCTGCCGGAGGCGGCGCCGGGGCAGCCGGCGTTCGTGTACTGGGCGACCGGGATCGCCGGCGCCGTCGTGTTCCTCGCGTCGCTGCTGGCGCACGAGCTCGGCCACGCGCTCGTCGCGCGGCACCGCGGGCTCGCCGTCGACCGCATCACCCTGTGGCTGCTCGGCGGCAGCACGGAGCTGCCCGGCGAGCCCCCGGACCCCAGGACGTCCTTCGCGGTCGCCGTCGCCGGCCCCCTGGCGAGCCTGCTGGCCGGCGGCGGGTTCCTCGGTCTCGGCCTGCTGCTGCCCACCGCCGTCCCCGCGGTCGTGATCGTCACCCTGACCTGGCTCGGCTGGACGAACCTCGTCCTGGCGGTGTTCAACCTGCTCCCCGGCTCGCCGCTCGACGGCGGCCGGATCCTCCAGGCCGTCGTCTGGCAGCGCACCGCCGACAAGCGGCGGGCCCAGGCCGTGGCCGCCCGCTCGGGCAACGTCCTCGGCCTGGTGCTCGCCGGCATCGGGCTGGTGGAGCTGCTGTGGTTCGGCAGCTTCGCCGGGGTGTGGCTGGTCGGCATCGGCTGGTTCCTCGGCTTCAGCGCCCGCGCCGAGCTCGCGACCGGCCCGGCGCGCGAGGTGCTCGGCCGGCTCCGGCTGAGCGAGGTCATGACCCCGCACCCGGAGACCGCGCCGGGCTGGTTCACCGTGCGGGCGTTCGCCGAGCAGGCGGCCACCCGCCGGTTCCGCACCTACCCGGTCGTCTCGTTCGACGGCCGCCCGGTCGGGATCGTCAGCCTGGCCGCGCTGGCCCGGGTGCCGGCGCAGGCCCGCGCTTCGACGCGCGTCGAGGACGTCTGCGTCAAGCCGCCGCGCTGCCTGGTCACCGGCCCCGACGTCCCCCTGACGGCGATCCTCGGCCGGCTCGGCGACCGGCCCGGGCAGGACCTGGCGCTGGTGGTCGAGGACGGCGCGCTCGTGGGCGTCGTGAGCCCGGACGACATCGCCCGCACGCTGGAGCTGGCGGTGCTCGCCACCGACGCGCGGCCCCGGGTGCCGTGA
- the ppk2 gene encoding polyphosphate kinase 2 has protein sequence MGHKNKARIPRPVYEQELLRLQAELVKLQEWVRHEGARLVVVFEGRDAAGKGSTIKRVTEHLNPRVVRIAALPSPTERERTQWYFQRYIEHLPAAGEIVLFDRSWYNRAGVERVMGFCTPEEHRRFLQQCPIFERLLVDDGILLRKYWFSVSLDEQERRFTARIDDPMRRWKLSTIDLQSVTHWEDYSRAKDDMFVHTDTAESPWHVVESEEKRRGRLNMIAHLLSSVPYYEVSRQAVSLPPRPEPTGYFRPDRRLQTYVPDHAATLLPR, from the coding sequence ATGGGCCACAAGAACAAGGCGCGGATCCCGCGGCCGGTCTACGAGCAGGAGCTGCTGCGGCTGCAGGCCGAACTGGTCAAGCTTCAGGAATGGGTGCGCCACGAAGGGGCCCGCCTGGTGGTGGTCTTCGAGGGCCGCGACGCCGCCGGCAAGGGCAGCACGATCAAGCGCGTCACCGAGCACCTCAACCCGCGGGTGGTGCGGATCGCCGCGCTGCCGAGCCCGACCGAGCGCGAACGGACGCAGTGGTACTTCCAGCGCTACATCGAGCACCTGCCCGCCGCGGGGGAGATCGTCCTGTTCGACCGCAGCTGGTACAACCGCGCCGGCGTCGAGCGCGTGATGGGGTTCTGCACCCCGGAGGAGCACCGGCGGTTCCTGCAGCAGTGCCCGATCTTCGAACGCCTGCTCGTCGACGACGGCATCCTGCTGCGCAAGTACTGGTTCTCGGTCAGCCTCGACGAGCAGGAGCGGCGGTTCACCGCGCGCATCGACGACCCGATGCGCCGCTGGAAGCTCTCGACGATCGACCTGCAGTCGGTGACGCACTGGGAGGACTACTCGCGGGCGAAGGACGACATGTTCGTGCACACCGACACCGCCGAATCCCCGTGGCACGTGGTGGAAAGCGAGGAGAAGCGGCGCGGGCGGCTGAACATGATCGCGCACCTGCTTTCGAGCGTGCCCTACTACGAGGTGTCCCGGCAGGCGGTTTCGCTGCCGCCGAGGCCGGAGCCGACCGGCTACTTCCGCCCCGACCGGCGGTTGCAGACCTACGTTCCCGACCACGCGGCGACCCTGCTGCCGCGCTGA
- a CDS encoding heavy metal translocating P-type ATPase: MRAEKVPSRLREAALLAAVLVLVAAGGVAWWAGARTAANVVWAAAAAVTLVPAVVWVAADLRARRWGADLLAVLALAATVAVGEYLAGAIVAAMVATGRVLEAGAQRRASRNLTALLDRAPRVAHLRTGTGHETVPVDAVRPGQLIVVLPGEVVPVDGVLPEGGTFDESALTGEPLPVSRRAGDTVHSGVVNAGAAAGVRASAAAADSAYAGVVRLAEQAAARTARVARVADRVAIWFLPASLLLAALAWALTGEAGRAVAVLVTATPCPLLLAVPIAITGGMSRASKAGVVVKDGAALEALGRAAVLLMDKTGTVTRGRPEVTDVVCAPGHDVTEVLEHAAGVEQYSPHVLAAAVVRAAASAGVGPAPAEDVSEQPGSGVGGRVRGRRVSVGRPPAGTGLPAWALGAARRGRLDLASVLWVEFDGEPVAALLAKDPIRSDAARTMRRLRAAGIGEIRLLTGDRVDNAREVAAMLGLDDVHAEVTPAEKVRAVEAASASGVTVMTGDGVNDAPALAAADVGVALGSRGATAAAQAADAVILDDRLDRLADAAEIARRSRRLAVQSAVAGTLLSLLAMLAAAGGFLVPVAGALVQEAIDVAVILNALRALGGAKPGGPAPAGLVRRFESEHERLLPARLAVRQAADALADGATAAADEAARTAARLLTEQLLPHEEAEETELYPALARALGGPEGTVTMSREHAEIGRLARRLQRHLAEAPGGIQPDQVDDLRATLYGLDAVLTLHFAQEEEAYFTLPSA; the protein is encoded by the coding sequence GTGCGGGCTGAAAAGGTGCCGTCGCGGCTCCGGGAGGCCGCGCTGCTGGCGGCGGTGCTGGTGCTCGTCGCGGCCGGCGGCGTGGCGTGGTGGGCGGGTGCGCGGACCGCCGCGAACGTCGTGTGGGCGGCCGCGGCCGCCGTCACGCTGGTGCCGGCCGTCGTCTGGGTCGCGGCCGACCTGCGCGCCCGCCGCTGGGGCGCGGACCTGCTCGCCGTCCTCGCCCTCGCGGCCACCGTGGCGGTCGGGGAGTACCTGGCCGGCGCGATCGTCGCCGCGATGGTCGCCACCGGGCGGGTGCTCGAGGCCGGTGCGCAGCGGCGGGCGAGCCGCAACCTCACCGCCCTGCTGGACCGCGCGCCGCGCGTGGCCCACCTGCGCACCGGGACCGGGCACGAGACCGTGCCGGTCGACGCCGTGCGGCCCGGGCAGCTGATCGTCGTGCTGCCGGGCGAGGTGGTGCCGGTGGACGGCGTGCTGCCGGAGGGCGGGACCTTCGACGAGTCCGCGCTCACCGGCGAACCGCTGCCGGTGTCCCGCCGGGCCGGCGACACCGTCCACAGTGGAGTGGTGAACGCCGGGGCGGCGGCCGGGGTGCGGGCGAGCGCCGCGGCCGCCGACAGCGCCTACGCCGGTGTCGTGCGGCTCGCGGAACAGGCCGCGGCCCGCACCGCGCGCGTGGCCCGGGTGGCCGACCGCGTCGCGATCTGGTTCCTGCCCGCCTCCCTGCTGCTCGCCGCACTGGCCTGGGCGCTGACCGGGGAGGCCGGGCGCGCGGTCGCCGTGCTGGTGACCGCGACGCCGTGCCCGCTGCTGCTGGCGGTGCCGATCGCGATCACCGGCGGCATGTCCCGGGCTTCGAAAGCCGGCGTCGTCGTCAAGGACGGCGCCGCGCTCGAAGCCCTGGGCCGGGCCGCGGTGCTGCTGATGGACAAGACCGGCACCGTCACGCGGGGCCGGCCCGAGGTCACCGACGTCGTCTGCGCGCCGGGCCACGACGTGACCGAGGTCCTCGAGCACGCCGCCGGGGTCGAGCAGTACTCGCCGCACGTGCTCGCCGCGGCCGTGGTCCGCGCCGCCGCTTCGGCGGGCGTCGGCCCGGCCCCGGCCGAGGACGTCTCGGAGCAGCCCGGTTCCGGCGTCGGCGGCCGGGTCCGCGGCCGCCGGGTCAGCGTGGGCCGTCCGCCCGCGGGGACCGGGCTGCCGGCGTGGGCGCTCGGTGCGGCCCGCCGGGGCCGGCTCGACCTCGCCTCCGTGCTGTGGGTCGAGTTCGACGGCGAGCCCGTCGCCGCGCTGCTGGCGAAGGACCCGATCCGGTCCGACGCCGCGCGCACGATGCGCCGCCTGCGCGCGGCCGGCATCGGCGAGATCCGGCTGCTCACCGGCGACCGGGTCGACAACGCGCGTGAAGTGGCCGCGATGCTCGGCCTCGACGACGTCCACGCCGAGGTGACGCCCGCGGAGAAGGTCCGCGCGGTCGAAGCCGCGAGCGCGAGCGGCGTGACGGTGATGACCGGCGACGGCGTCAACGACGCGCCCGCGCTGGCCGCCGCGGACGTCGGTGTCGCCCTCGGCTCACGGGGTGCCACCGCGGCCGCGCAGGCCGCGGACGCGGTGATCCTCGACGACCGGCTCGACCGGCTCGCCGACGCCGCCGAGATCGCCCGCCGGTCACGACGGCTCGCGGTGCAGAGCGCGGTGGCCGGGACGCTGCTGTCGCTCCTGGCCATGCTCGCCGCGGCCGGCGGCTTCCTGGTACCGGTCGCCGGGGCACTGGTGCAGGAGGCCATCGACGTCGCGGTGATCCTCAACGCGCTGCGCGCGCTGGGCGGCGCGAAACCCGGCGGCCCGGCACCCGCCGGGCTGGTCCGCCGGTTCGAATCCGAGCACGAGCGCCTGCTGCCCGCGCGCCTCGCGGTCCGCCAGGCGGCCGACGCGCTGGCGGACGGCGCGACGGCGGCCGCGGACGAAGCCGCCCGCACGGCCGCCCGGCTGCTGACCGAGCAGCTGCTGCCGCACGAAGAGGCGGAGGAGACCGAGCTGTACCCGGCGCTGGCGCGAGCGCTGGGCGGGCCCGAGGGCACGGTCACGATGAGCCGCGAGCACGCCGAGATCGGCCGCCTGGCCCGCCGGCTGCAGCGGCACCTCGCCGAAGCGCCGGGCGGGATCCAGCCCGACCAGGTGGACGACCTGCGCGCGACGCTCTACGGGCTGGACGCGGTGCTGACGCTGCACTTCGCGCAGGAGGAAGAGGCGTACTTCACGCTCCCGTCGGCGTGA
- a CDS encoding universal stress protein, which translates to MSATATRPVVAGVDASAASLAAIRWAAREAAYRDTTLRLLHACVFESAPARVHDESELLLEHVHRALRRGTEIARETAPGVQVETQVRLGIATDLLLAESADAGLVVLGSHGLGGLRGALIGSVALRVAAGAACPVVVVRGHSGPGGPVVAGLDATESSEHALQFALEEASARRAPVLVVHAFTDGTEATGQRGLEARVATWARKYPALTISSRAVRDRNPSHALLEAAPSAQLIVVGTRGRGPVAGGVLGSTGNALLSHAVCPVAVVH; encoded by the coding sequence ATGAGTGCGACCGCGACCCGGCCCGTGGTCGCCGGGGTGGATGCCTCGGCGGCTTCGCTCGCCGCGATCCGGTGGGCCGCCAGGGAAGCGGCGTACCGCGACACGACGCTGCGGTTGCTGCACGCCTGCGTCTTCGAAAGCGCGCCGGCCCGGGTGCACGACGAGTCGGAACTGCTGCTGGAGCACGTCCACCGCGCGCTCCGCCGCGGCACCGAGATCGCCCGCGAAACGGCTCCGGGAGTCCAGGTGGAGACCCAGGTCCGGCTCGGCATCGCGACGGACCTGCTGCTGGCCGAATCGGCGGACGCGGGCCTCGTCGTCCTGGGCTCCCACGGCCTGGGTGGGCTGCGCGGCGCCCTGATCGGCTCGGTGGCCCTGCGGGTCGCCGCCGGGGCCGCGTGCCCCGTCGTGGTCGTGCGCGGGCACTCCGGCCCGGGCGGCCCCGTGGTCGCCGGGCTGGATGCGACCGAGTCGAGCGAACACGCGCTGCAGTTCGCGCTCGAGGAGGCGTCGGCGCGCCGCGCGCCCGTGCTCGTCGTGCACGCCTTCACCGACGGTACCGAGGCCACCGGGCAGCGGGGCCTGGAAGCGCGCGTCGCGACCTGGGCCCGGAAGTACCCGGCGCTGACGATTTCTTCGCGCGCGGTACGGGACCGGAATCCGTCGCACGCCCTCCTGGAAGCGGCGCCCTCGGCCCAGCTGATCGTCGTCGGCACCCGCGGCCGCGGCCCGGTCGCCGGCGGGGTGCTGGGTTCGACCGGGAACGCCCTGCTCTCGCACGCGGTCTGCCCGGTCGCGGTCGTGCACTGA
- a CDS encoding CBS domain-containing protein has protein sequence MKARDIMTRPVVRVGPGTPVREAIVLLTEHCVAALPVVGDDDAVLGVFTEADALRSGVPGTGPAPDVLVCSVMTAPAETVGLDTDVTEIARRMLGDRLRSIPVVDDGVLVGIVSRRDMLSPLVRQDDSIASHLNALLSDYAGHRDRWAVSVTGGMVTIRGVFHDEAERRVVTALAKTVHGVVGVELWEEASVTFGETRGVVGP, from the coding sequence GTGAAGGCACGGGACATCATGACGAGGCCGGTCGTGCGGGTCGGCCCGGGAACCCCGGTCCGCGAAGCGATCGTGCTGCTCACCGAGCACTGCGTCGCCGCCCTGCCGGTGGTGGGTGACGACGACGCGGTGCTCGGCGTGTTCACCGAAGCCGACGCGCTGCGCAGCGGCGTCCCCGGAACGGGACCGGCGCCGGACGTGCTGGTGTGCTCGGTGATGACGGCGCCCGCCGAGACGGTCGGGCTCGACACCGACGTCACCGAGATCGCCCGGCGCATGCTGGGCGACCGGTTGCGCAGCATCCCGGTGGTCGACGACGGCGTGCTCGTCGGCATCGTCAGCCGCCGCGACATGCTGAGCCCCCTGGTGCGCCAAGACGATTCGATCGCTTCGCACCTCAACGCGCTGCTGTCCGACTACGCCGGTCATCGCGACCGGTGGGCCGTCTCCGTCACCGGCGGGATGGTGACGATCCGCGGCGTGTTCCACGACGAGGCCGAACGCCGCGTCGTGACCGCGCTGGCCAAGACGGTCCACGGCGTCGTCGGCGTGGAGCTCTGGGAAGAGGCCTCGGTGACTTTCGGCGAGACCCGCGGGGTCGTTGGCCCCTAA